The Penaeus vannamei isolate JL-2024 chromosome 39, ASM4276789v1, whole genome shotgun sequence genome window below encodes:
- the ebi gene encoding F-box-like/WD repeat-containing protein TBL1XR1 — protein sequence MSFTSDEVNFLVYRYLQESGFYHAAYVFGIESHISQSNINGALVPPAALLSIIQKGLQYTEAEISIGEDGSERLIDSLSLIDAVMPDVVASRQQQNQQQKAVVKTEIPSTNGDEGTTGENMDVDNSVEIPLNKATILRGHESEVFICAWNPTTDLLASGSGDSTARIWNMNDNNSSANQLVLRHCIQKGGTEVPSNKDVTSLDWNCDGNLLATGSYDGYARIWMTDGRLASTLGQHKGPIFALKWNKKGNYILSAGVDKTTIIWDASSGHCTQQFAFHSAPALDVDWQSNNSFASCSTDQCIHVCQLGENRPIKSFQGHTNEVNAIKWDPQGNLLASCSDDMTLKIWSMRQDTCVHDLQAHSKEIYTIKWSPTGPGTSNANMNLILASASFDSTVRLWDVERGACIHTLTKHSEPVYSVAFSPDGKFLASGSFDKCVHIWSTQTGQLVHSYKGTGGIFEVCWNSRGDKVGASASDGSVFVLDLRK from the exons ATGAGTTTTACAAGTGACGAAGTGAATTTCCTGGTATATAGATACCTACAGGAGTCAG GATTCTATCATGCAGCATACGTATTTGGTATCGAGTCTCACATATCACAGTCAAATATCAATGGCGCACTGGTTCCGCCCGCAGCTCTCCTCAGTATAATACAGAAGGGATTACAATACACAGAGGCAGAAATTAGTATAGGGGAG GATGGCTCCGAGAGACTCATTGACAGCCTCTCCCTCATTGACGCGGTGATGCCAGATGTTGTTGCCTCAAGACAACAGCAAAACCAGCAGCAAAAAGCCGTAGTCAAAACAGAAATTCCAAGCACAAATGGGGATGAAG GGACCACGGGAGAAAACATGGACGTTGACAACAGTGTAGAGATCCCCCTCAACAAGGCAACAATATTGAGAGGCCATGAATCCGAAGTCTTCATTTGTGCCTGGAATCCGACCACAGACCTCTTGGCATCAGG ATCAGGAGACAGCACGGCACGCATTTGGAACATGAACGATAATAATTCTTCTGCCAATCAGCTTGTCCTCCGTCACTGTATTCAGAAAGGAGGCACTGAAGTTCCCAGCAATAAGGATGTTACCTCTCTTGATTGGAAT tGTGATGGAAATCTCTTAGCAACTGGATCATATGACGGCTATGCAAGAATCTGGATGACAGATGGACGGTTAGCATCGACTCTCGGTCAACATAAAGGACCCATCTTCGCGCTAAAGTGGAATAAGAAGGGCAACTATATTTTAAGTGCAGGTGTAGATAAG ACCACTATCATTTGGGACGCTTCCTCAGGGCACTGTACACAACAATTTGCCTTCCATTCAGCTCCAGCTCTTGACGTGGACTGGCAGAGCAACAATTCCTTTGCAAGTTGTTCAACTGACCAGTGCATCCACGTGTGTCAGCTGGGCGAGAACAGACCTATCAAATCATTCCAAGGGCATACAAATGAAGTTAATGCCATCAAGTGGGATCCACAGGGGAATCTTCTGGCATCCTGTTCAGATGATATGACTCTAAAG ATCTGGTCGATGCGGCAAGACACTTGTGTACACGACCTGCAGGCTCACAGTAAAGAAATTTACACTATCAAGTGGTCGCCGACCGGTCCAGGAACGAGTAACGCAAATATGAATCTTATTCTTGCTAG TGCGTCATTTGACTCTACGGTTCGACTATGGGATGTAGAGCGTGGTGCCTGTATACATACCCTGACAAAACACTCAGAACCTGTATATTCTGTGGCCTTCTCTCCAGATGGCAAATTCTTAGCATCTGGAAGCTTCGACAAATGTGTCCATATTTGGTCTACGCAG acTGGGCAGCTGGTTCACAGCTACAAAGGCACAGGTGGAATCTTTGAAGTGTGCTGGAATTCTCGAGGAGACAAAGTGGGAGCTTCGGCATCTGATGGaagtgtttttgttttggatCTGCGCAAGTAG